A single genomic interval of Synergistaceae bacterium harbors:
- a CDS encoding ankyrin repeat domain-containing protein, whose amino-acid sequence MAKFRSVIEKEQQDAFWDICESGTVQEVREAIDAGINVNYVYEYSSTALMGAAHSNTPDVIKLLVDAGADLSAREQDGNTALGWAAVSNTPEAVKVLIDAGASPNIARDDGITPLMTAAKKNTPAVIRALLAGGANPNLQDTNGMTALMYAAMNNPDPDVLDVLIEGGAEDARDKKGRTALMFAAQWNTPEVVGALLEAGADFNAGDHEGKTALTYMKANSRLQDKEVVRQLIRRARGA is encoded by the coding sequence ATGGCGAAATTCCGCAGTGTGATAGAGAAAGAACAGCAGGACGCATTCTGGGACATCTGCGAGTCCGGGACTGTTCAGGAAGTCCGCGAGGCGATAGACGCGGGGATAAATGTGAATTACGTGTACGAGTACAGCAGCACCGCACTGATGGGAGCAGCACACAGCAACACGCCCGACGTGATAAAGCTGCTCGTTGATGCCGGAGCAGACCTCAGCGCGCGCGAACAGGACGGCAATACTGCGCTGGGCTGGGCGGCAGTCTCGAACACTCCCGAAGCCGTGAAGGTGCTGATAGATGCCGGAGCGAGCCCCAACATTGCGCGGGACGACGGAATCACTCCCCTTATGACCGCCGCGAAGAAGAACACTCCCGCAGTCATCAGGGCACTTCTTGCGGGCGGAGCTAACCCCAACTTACAGGACACAAACGGAATGACCGCCCTGATGTATGCCGCGATGAACAACCCTGACCCCGATGTGCTTGATGTGCTCATCGAGGGAGGAGCAGAGGACGCGCGGGACAAGAAGGGACGTACAGCCTTGATGTTCGCCGCGCAGTGGAACACGCCGGAGGTTGTCGGCGCGCTGCTCGAGGCAGGAGCTGACTTCAACGCTGGCGACCACGAGGGCAAGACAGCTTTGACGTACATGAAGGCCAACAGCAGGCTTCAGGATAAAGAGGTCGTCAGGCAGCTTATCAGGAGAGCGAGGGGGGCATAG
- a CDS encoding PASTA domain-containing protein, producing MRRRPGGFGIIFLMIALIIFASGAIVVYVVFMKPEKISTVPALTGKSVVEAVSEAERLELVVQVERVASTMPEGRVLAQSPSAGTELRKGKVIVLQVAGGGELHPVPDVSGKTLADAQSEIRSQGFGLGDVVRIREAGVQAGTVIAQSPAAPANIAAGRKIDLLVQDAGDASGNVTIPDVNRMTESEARNVLTASGLSVSSVNRVYSPLLPEGLAIETQPAAGTAIKSGQGVILKLATQRRPAGYMDGESGRRVTSNQEAQQTEQAPAKPAQTTTPAKAQTPAEAIRQSTQAAQTTQTTTPAPAKPAQTPAPAQTTTPAPSGGSKTARIRYIVPPISRPMNLRVEITDPNGKRDVLNRQVRSGEAINTTARYTSECLITYYLGGEFVWQERQN from the coding sequence TTGCGCAGGAGACCAGGAGGATTCGGGATAATTTTTCTGATGATTGCGCTGATAATCTTTGCATCTGGAGCAATCGTCGTCTACGTTGTGTTCATGAAGCCGGAGAAGATTTCTACTGTGCCTGCACTCACGGGAAAATCAGTCGTCGAAGCTGTCTCTGAGGCTGAGAGGCTGGAACTCGTCGTGCAGGTCGAGCGCGTTGCCTCAACAATGCCTGAAGGCCGCGTACTCGCGCAGTCCCCCTCAGCAGGAACGGAGCTCCGCAAGGGCAAAGTCATCGTGCTTCAGGTTGCTGGCGGCGGAGAACTTCACCCCGTGCCGGACGTGTCGGGAAAGACGCTTGCTGATGCGCAGTCGGAGATTCGCTCGCAGGGCTTCGGGCTGGGTGATGTCGTGAGAATCCGCGAGGCTGGTGTTCAGGCCGGGACGGTCATAGCACAGAGTCCCGCTGCACCGGCGAACATTGCGGCGGGGAGAAAGATAGACCTCCTCGTTCAGGACGCGGGAGACGCTAGCGGCAACGTTACGATTCCCGACGTGAACAGAATGACCGAGTCTGAGGCGCGCAACGTTCTGACGGCCAGCGGACTCAGCGTTAGTTCGGTGAACAGGGTGTACAGTCCTCTTCTGCCGGAAGGGCTCGCGATTGAGACACAGCCCGCCGCAGGGACAGCAATAAAGTCCGGGCAGGGAGTCATCCTCAAGCTCGCTACGCAGAGACGGCCTGCCGGTTACATGGACGGCGAGTCAGGAAGGCGCGTAACCAGCAATCAGGAGGCACAGCAGACAGAGCAGGCTCCGGCCAAGCCAGCGCAGACCACTACGCCCGCGAAGGCTCAGACACCGGCGGAAGCTATCCGCCAGTCGACGCAGGCAGCACAGACCACGCAGACAACGACCCCCGCACCGGCCAAGCCAGCGCAGACACCCGCACCGGCTCAGACGACGACTCCCGCACCGTCGGGAGGCAGCAAGACCGCACGGATACGCTACATTGTTCCGCCAATCTCGCGGCCGATGAACCTCCGAGTTGAGATTACTGACCCGAACGGCAAGCGCGATGTCCTCAACCGCCAGGTACGGAGCGGAGAAGCCATCAACACGACAGCAAGATACACCAGCGAATGTCTCATCACGTACTATCTCGGCGGAGAATTTGTCTGGCAGGAAAGGCAGAACTAA
- the rpe gene encoding ribulose-phosphate 3-epimerase, translated as MAGKAELTMLIAPSLLGADPLDIAGAVDSLQGNYDWLHLDIMDGHFVRNLSFGPEFARSLRKRYPDAFIDTHLMIDRLETILPLFMTSGSSSITIHAETEPHLLHASLSMIKSAGLKAGVALCPPTQTSSIKAVLELADLVLVMSVTPGFGGQTFIDGMLDKVRELVSLREVHGYNYLIEIDGGINGETIHKAVNAGCDVIVMGSAVFAQKEPGKWLSDIKEAVRNFDRT; from the coding sequence CTGGCAGGAAAGGCAGAACTAACCATGCTCATAGCACCTTCACTTTTGGGGGCTGACCCGCTCGATATTGCCGGAGCAGTAGATTCGCTTCAGGGAAATTACGACTGGCTTCACCTCGACATAATGGACGGGCACTTCGTCAGGAATTTGTCCTTCGGCCCGGAGTTCGCACGCTCGCTGAGAAAACGTTATCCTGATGCGTTCATTGACACTCACCTGATGATTGACAGGCTCGAGACGATTCTTCCCCTCTTCATGACTTCCGGCAGCTCATCAATCACGATACACGCAGAGACAGAACCGCACCTCCTACACGCCTCGCTGAGCATGATAAAGAGTGCAGGCCTCAAGGCAGGGGTTGCCCTCTGTCCTCCCACGCAGACGAGCAGCATCAAGGCCGTACTTGAACTCGCTGACCTCGTGCTCGTGATGTCGGTAACGCCGGGCTTCGGTGGGCAGACGTTCATTGACGGGATGCTCGATAAGGTGAGAGAACTGGTGAGCCTCAGAGAAGTTCACGGCTATAATTACCTGATAGAGATTGACGGAGGGATAAACGGAGAGACCATACACAAGGCAGTGAATGCCGGGTGTGATGTGATAGTGATGGGAAGCGCAGTATTTGCACAGAAAGAGCCGGGAAAATGGCTCTCTGACATAAAGGAGGCAGTACGGAATTTTGACAGAACGTGA
- a CDS encoding DUF4115 domain-containing protein, producing MTERDDILKELGQKLTEKREAAGLTLESVFDRTKIRPEYLRGLEEGNYEGFPETVYIKGFLRTYLNLVGWDKEFYEEFAACLDSTEASPPRKQSSGSRKGMKNILGNGSSMPKGFKPASHFWLFLALVAALIGTGSYVWYAVTYGGLDLKNLKPFSFTGAGGPLASNTSSDSASAEIMDEAVSVAVSDDVSEDEEPEEEVPPSLEIRAVNDVWLSVAFGNAQPVFRRTLRRGESMRWDLTQPARVVFGRPSAAQVIHNGTDLGIVNPSAKKSETYIYNLDGTNRRAGRN from the coding sequence TTGACAGAACGTGATGACATCCTCAAGGAACTTGGCCAGAAGCTGACGGAGAAGCGGGAAGCCGCAGGCCTTACGCTGGAGTCAGTCTTTGACCGCACAAAGATACGTCCCGAGTACCTTCGCGGGCTCGAGGAGGGGAACTACGAGGGTTTCCCTGAGACAGTGTACATCAAGGGCTTCTTGAGGACATACCTTAATCTTGTAGGCTGGGACAAAGAGTTTTACGAGGAGTTTGCCGCCTGCCTTGACAGCACAGAAGCATCACCTCCACGCAAGCAGTCTTCAGGCTCACGCAAGGGCATGAAGAACATTCTCGGCAACGGATCATCAATGCCCAAAGGCTTCAAGCCGGCATCGCACTTCTGGCTGTTTCTCGCGCTGGTAGCGGCATTAATCGGCACGGGGTCTTATGTGTGGTACGCGGTAACCTACGGCGGCCTTGACCTCAAGAACCTGAAGCCGTTCAGCTTCACGGGAGCTGGCGGTCCTCTTGCGTCGAACACCTCATCAGACAGCGCGTCAGCTGAGATCATGGACGAGGCAGTGAGCGTCGCGGTCTCTGACGATGTTTCGGAGGACGAAGAGCCTGAGGAGGAAGTTCCGCCGTCCCTCGAGATTCGTGCGGTCAATGACGTGTGGCTCAGCGTGGCTTTCGGGAACGCACAGCCGGTGTTCAGGAGGACGCTGAGGCGCGGCGAGTCAATGCGCTGGGATCTGACACAGCCCGCAAGAGTAGTGTTCGGCCGTCCGAGTGCTGCACAGGTCATCCACAACGGCACGGATTTGGGGATAGTGAACCCTTCGGCCAAGAAGTCAGAGACTTACATCTACAACCTTGACGGAACGAACCGCAGAGCCGGAAGGAATTAG
- the lepB gene encoding signal peptidase I, giving the protein MAEAAAAKPWWRETIETIIWAFVLAMIIRTFIVQAFWIPSGSMIPTLEIGDRVLVAKFWNWFFEPSRGSLYVFRYPMDRDRDFVKRVIAVPGDVVDIRDGVVFINGQPTDEPYVKNHDRYTLRESSIFPQVPFTVPEGKYFMLGDNRGNSQDSRFWGFASIDDMRGPVFCRYWPLDRIGIPK; this is encoded by the coding sequence ATGGCAGAAGCAGCAGCAGCAAAACCCTGGTGGCGCGAGACAATAGAGACGATAATCTGGGCATTCGTGCTTGCAATGATTATCAGGACGTTCATCGTGCAGGCCTTCTGGATTCCTAGCGGCTCGATGATTCCGACGCTCGAAATCGGCGACAGGGTTCTTGTGGCCAAGTTCTGGAACTGGTTTTTTGAGCCGTCGAGGGGGTCTCTGTACGTGTTCAGGTATCCGATGGACAGGGACAGGGACTTCGTGAAGAGGGTGATTGCAGTGCCGGGTGATGTTGTGGACATCCGGGACGGAGTGGTCTTCATCAACGGACAGCCGACCGACGAACCCTACGTCAAGAACCACGACAGGTACACTCTGAGGGAGAGCAGTATCTTTCCGCAGGTGCCGTTCACTGTGCCGGAAGGAAAATACTTCATGCTTGGCGACAACAGAGGCAACTCTCAGGACAGCAGGTTCTGGGGCTTCGCGTCAATCGACGACATGAGAGGCCCTGTGTTCTGCAGGTACTGGCCGCTTGATAGGATAGGCATCCCCAAATGA